One window from the genome of Desulfobulbaceae bacterium DB1 encodes:
- a CDS encoding amidohydrolase, producing MGGTRFIVAGNFIDGSGAAVRRNVFLAVTDTIITAIGSAADLSPHERQAIDDFSHCTIVPALVDCSLSLSRSPSVDRRVRLAFDEADLEKKAAMVKQHIGYCHAHGVLGVADSDDITGLVARSGEEMEQGGIITLRSSGRLCRSRQDCTVGNPVGGDFLKIGYSGNIEDEDAPLARLSPDDLRRILRQRGGKKAVVVANGPHQVEEALEAGCDAVEQGYAMGEDNLRKMAERNVLWIPSLVRAKNGLDGAGSGGDVCCRFSQRYVAPGKPVPGAEAFWKKMLAEQLAQLSFARKLGVTTAVGTGAGSVGILHGESMVEEMKLFIKAGYSLEETIRCASENGAGFFGMGKLGALTVGRKATFLIARGTLQQLPRKLSYLEGIHVDGAPSRTYRKNPVKTG from the coding sequence TTGGCTCTGCCGCGGATCTTTCCCCTCATGAGCGGCAGGCAATCGATGACTTTTCCCACTGTACCATTGTGCCGGCGCTGGTTGACTGTAGCCTCTCCCTGTCGCGGTCGCCCTCCGTGGACCGGAGGGTGCGATTGGCCTTTGACGAGGCCGATCTTGAGAAAAAGGCCGCCATGGTGAAGCAGCATATCGGCTACTGCCATGCCCACGGCGTGCTGGGAGTGGCCGACAGCGACGATATCACCGGGCTGGTGGCGCGTTCCGGAGAGGAAATGGAGCAGGGCGGCATCATTACCCTTCGTTCCTCCGGTCGACTCTGCCGGAGCAGGCAGGATTGCACGGTCGGCAACCCGGTCGGCGGCGATTTTCTCAAGATCGGTTATTCCGGCAATATCGAAGACGAGGACGCCCCATTGGCGAGGCTTTCCCCTGACGACCTGCGCCGCATCCTGCGACAGAGAGGCGGGAAAAAGGCGGTGGTGGTGGCCAATGGTCCCCACCAGGTGGAGGAGGCGCTTGAGGCGGGGTGCGATGCCGTCGAACAGGGATACGCCATGGGCGAGGACAATCTCCGGAAAATGGCGGAGAGGAATGTGTTGTGGATTCCCAGCCTCGTGCGGGCCAAGAATGGTTTGGATGGTGCGGGCAGCGGCGGCGATGTGTGCTGCCGTTTCTCCCAGCGTTATGTGGCGCCGGGAAAGCCGGTCCCCGGCGCGGAGGCTTTTTGGAAAAAGATGCTTGCCGAACAACTCGCGCAACTTAGTTTTGCCCGAAAATTGGGCGTGACAACGGCTGTGGGAACCGGTGCCGGGAGTGTGGGCATACTCCACGGCGAGTCAATGGTCGAGGAAATGAAATTGTTCATCAAGGCGGGCTATTCACTGGAGGAAACCATCCGCTGCGCATCGGAAAACGGTGCCGGATTCTTCGGCATGGGGAAGCTGGGAGCACTTACTGTCGGGCGGAAAGCAACATTCCTGATTGCCAGGGGCACGCTGCAACAGCTGCCGCGAAAACTCTCCTATCTGGAAGGAATCCATGTTGACGGCGCACCCAGCCGCACATATCGCAAAAATCCCGTCAAGACGGGATGA